One window from the genome of Erwinia sorbitola encodes:
- a CDS encoding M20 aminoacylase family protein, which translates to MDIEHLVALRRDLHQHPELGYHEHRTSGLVADFLVRLGLEVHRGIGKTGVVGVLKRGNGTRTIGLRADMDALPMDDNGSQAWKSQQPGKCHACGHDGHTVMLLGAAERLVADADFDGTVNFIFQPAEEGLAGAQAMIDDGLFTRFPCDAVYAIHNWPQLPLGTVQTRPGPIMAAGDAFTITVEGGGGHAAQPQLTPDTLLATSELVVALHTIVSRDLDPCDPAVLTVTRINGGFSHNMIPAQATLTGTVRTFDSAVQDRIEKRMRELALHVTAAHGLTASVTYDRYYPATINSEHEAGVALAAARRAGLEHRLAPKPAMTSEDFSFMLQAKPGAYIWLGSAESRPLHHSEYDFNDALIPYGIRWFCAVVEETLRVKI; encoded by the coding sequence ATGGATATTGAGCATTTAGTGGCGCTGCGGCGCGATCTTCACCAGCACCCGGAACTGGGTTATCACGAGCATCGTACCAGCGGTCTGGTGGCAGATTTTCTCGTCAGACTGGGGCTGGAAGTGCATCGCGGCATCGGTAAAACCGGGGTGGTCGGCGTACTTAAGCGTGGAAACGGCACACGCACCATCGGACTGCGTGCCGATATGGATGCACTGCCGATGGATGATAATGGCAGCCAGGCATGGAAAAGTCAGCAGCCCGGAAAGTGCCATGCCTGCGGCCATGATGGTCATACGGTAATGCTGCTGGGAGCGGCAGAGCGGCTGGTGGCTGATGCTGATTTTGATGGCACGGTGAATTTTATCTTTCAGCCTGCGGAAGAGGGGCTGGCCGGGGCGCAGGCGATGATCGACGATGGTCTGTTTACCCGTTTTCCCTGTGATGCCGTCTATGCAATTCACAACTGGCCACAGCTGCCGCTGGGCACGGTGCAGACGCGTCCGGGGCCGATTATGGCAGCGGGTGATGCCTTCACTATCACCGTAGAAGGCGGCGGTGGTCATGCTGCACAGCCTCAGCTGACGCCTGATACCCTGCTGGCAACCAGCGAGCTGGTGGTGGCGCTGCACACTATTGTCAGCCGGGATCTGGATCCCTGCGATCCGGCAGTGCTGACGGTGACGCGCATTAATGGCGGTTTCTCACACAATATGATCCCGGCGCAGGCAACGCTGACCGGCACGGTGCGCACTTTTGACTCTGCGGTGCAGGATCGTATTGAAAAGCGTATGCGTGAGCTGGCGCTGCATGTGACCGCCGCACACGGACTGACCGCCAGCGTCACTTACGATCGCTATTATCCGGCCACCATCAATAGTGAGCATGAGGCAGGTGTCGCTCTCGCCGCTGCGCGCCGCGCCGGGCTGGAGCATCGCCTCGCGCCGAAACCGGCGATGACCTCGGAAGATTTCTCCTTTATGTTGCAGGCAAAACCGGGTGCCTATATCTGGCTTGGCTCGGCAGAAAGTCGCCCGCTGCATCACTCAGAATATGACTTTAATGATGCATTAATACCCTACGGCATCCGCTGGTTCTGCGCAGTGGTTGAAGAAACGCTGAGGGTAAAAATTTAA